A genomic segment from Leptolyngbya boryana PCC 6306 encodes:
- a CDS encoding YihY/virulence factor BrkB family protein → MLHYLRSNILPSKPAQLLIRTGMKWNHDNCPGMAASLSYFALFSLFPMLLVLLSVIGSWVQPGTEAFQQIQAAGQRFLPPEVHGLVRNTLLALYRNSAGAGIIGFGVLLWTASSVFEILRASVNKIWRSSSRSPESSSVPKIVLFFIVNKLFSFLLMMGAGLLLLSSLITSIAIKAILQLVSTFQATFAFLQIDESQLSQGLQTGSAFFILALATCVLFKILPSVRVAWQDVWLGALLTTAGLVGLQQLVSNSVISLGAAFLSYGVIGSVMILMLWIFLTFQIVLFGCVFTYVYAHLFGSRQGRAIE, encoded by the coding sequence ATGCTGCACTATCTACGATCGAATATTCTGCCTTCCAAGCCTGCCCAATTGCTGATTCGGACAGGAATGAAGTGGAATCACGATAATTGCCCTGGAATGGCAGCTTCTCTGTCTTATTTTGCACTATTTTCTCTGTTCCCTATGCTTCTCGTGCTTTTGAGCGTGATTGGCTCATGGGTTCAACCCGGAACAGAAGCATTTCAACAAATTCAAGCAGCAGGACAGCGTTTTCTACCCCCTGAAGTTCATGGCTTAGTCAGAAACACACTGCTTGCACTGTACAGAAATAGTGCTGGCGCTGGAATTATTGGGTTTGGAGTGCTATTGTGGACAGCTAGCTCGGTGTTTGAGATTTTGAGAGCTTCAGTGAATAAGATTTGGCGATCGTCCAGTCGATCGCCTGAAAGTAGCTCAGTTCCAAAGATCGTGCTTTTCTTTATTGTGAACAAATTGTTTTCGTTTTTATTGATGATGGGAGCAGGTTTATTGCTGCTCTCCTCGCTGATAACTAGCATTGCGATTAAAGCAATTCTGCAACTTGTGTCTACGTTTCAAGCGACCTTTGCTTTTCTCCAGATCGACGAATCACAATTGAGCCAAGGGCTGCAAACTGGATCAGCATTTTTTATTTTGGCATTAGCAACTTGTGTGTTGTTCAAGATTTTGCCCTCGGTGCGGGTGGCTTGGCAAGATGTGTGGTTAGGCGCATTACTGACGACTGCTGGATTAGTCGGATTACAACAGTTAGTCAGTAATAGTGTGATCTCGCTTGGGGCTGCTTTTCTATCTTATGGTGTGATTGGCAGTGTGATGATTTTGATGCTGTGGATTTTTCTGACGTTTCAGATTGTGCTCTTTGGATGTGTGTTTACTTATGTGTATGCTCATCTGTTTGGCAGTCGGCAGGGGAGAGCGATCGAGTGA
- a CDS encoding transglutaminase family protein has protein sequence MSVIYDLEHITTYRYQNPVTFGEHRAIFLPNMGFGGRILSYSLETNIPCEMRWMMDTLSNNVTLLTFSQPAKELIVTYRMRGEHFGIPAIADFPLDHRAEEIPVQYTPDEWNDLSSFIRPHTEDPEGHLAAWTKHFVAGDQDNTLDVLHRMMDAINQTLTYQGREVEGTQSPAETLRLKSGTCRDYAWLMIEALRRLGLACRFVSGYLYDSALDGGEVGMTGSGATHAWVQVYLPGAGWRAYDPTNRITAGYDLIRVAIARHPGQVIPLSGSWFGETGDYLNMDVHVSIRKLATLPEFDESQAIPMSTPL, from the coding sequence ATGAGTGTTATTTACGATCTCGAACATATCACCACGTATCGGTATCAAAACCCGGTCACATTTGGGGAGCACCGGGCGATTTTTCTGCCCAATATGGGATTTGGTGGGCGCATCCTCAGCTATTCGCTTGAGACCAATATTCCCTGTGAGATGCGCTGGATGATGGATACGCTCTCGAATAATGTGACGTTACTAACATTTAGCCAGCCTGCCAAGGAATTGATCGTGACCTACCGAATGCGAGGCGAGCATTTTGGGATTCCAGCGATCGCGGATTTTCCCCTCGATCACCGTGCAGAAGAGATCCCCGTTCAATACACACCAGACGAATGGAATGATTTATCGAGTTTCATTCGTCCCCACACTGAAGATCCCGAAGGTCATCTCGCTGCATGGACAAAACATTTTGTCGCAGGGGATCAAGACAATACCTTGGATGTCTTGCACCGGATGATGGATGCCATTAACCAGACGTTGACTTATCAAGGGCGCGAAGTCGAAGGAACTCAGAGTCCAGCAGAAACCTTGCGCTTAAAGTCGGGAACTTGCCGGGATTATGCTTGGCTCATGATTGAAGCATTGCGGCGATTGGGGCTTGCTTGTCGATTTGTCAGTGGCTATCTCTATGATTCTGCTTTAGATGGCGGTGAAGTTGGAATGACAGGTTCAGGAGCGACTCATGCTTGGGTGCAGGTTTACTTACCCGGTGCGGGATGGCGAGCGTATGATCCCACGAACCGAATTACAGCAGGATATGATTTGATTCGAGTGGCGATCGCGCGGCATCCAGGGCAGGTGATTCCTTTGTCGGGATCATGGTTTGGCGAAACTGGCGATTACTTGAATATGGATGTTCATGTTTCGATTCGTAAGCTAGCAACGCTACCTGAATTTGATGAATCTCAGGCAATTCCGATGTCTACTCCACTCTGA
- a CDS encoding IS110 family transposase: MNSPRVVGIDIGSGKIVACLLTERPTHPQTFYQQYDFHEFTLNREGLNQLLALKPAIAIYEPTGTAYSALWVARLEEAGVECRAVDHGKARAYRKSLGLPDKDDFADSLALACYGLDPFKQSKFDYLRKREPKIQQIRSLVLRLQHLDRRKNPIVNRLRQDLAQAFPEKMNAHCDGAPLFWGWLAGERNSKRYDRLLEQSIGFGITDEIELQAKALTACFREEQFITQKLRHLVQSDPQFTPYLKVFAEFGFGEKVSALLLSAIYPLEDFLLNGKPEVHIRKGRNSGNPTTRYLSLRRFQKAIGCAPVREDSGSSKKSRAGGSSLCRKALWLWIFTRIETSTKTSNARILEARQLHQAALDRYSLHSNEKPKGVKVKLARAYTRRKVSIWLFDALVKAVTSGQN; the protein is encoded by the coding sequence ATGAACAGCCCCCGCGTCGTCGGAATCGATATTGGTTCCGGCAAAATTGTTGCGTGCCTACTCACCGAGCGCCCCACGCATCCGCAGACCTTTTACCAGCAATACGACTTTCATGAATTCACCCTCAATCGGGAGGGCTTAAATCAGCTGCTTGCTCTCAAACCCGCGATCGCGATTTATGAACCCACCGGAACGGCTTATTCTGCGTTGTGGGTAGCGCGACTCGAAGAAGCAGGAGTTGAGTGTCGTGCTGTTGATCACGGCAAGGCGCGAGCTTACCGTAAATCATTAGGGCTACCCGACAAGGATGACTTTGCCGACTCGCTGGCACTTGCTTGCTATGGACTCGATCCATTTAAACAAAGCAAGTTCGACTATCTGAGAAAACGTGAGCCTAAAATTCAACAGATTCGCTCACTCGTTCTTCGGCTCCAGCACCTCGATCGCCGCAAAAACCCGATCGTCAATCGACTGCGGCAAGATCTGGCGCAAGCTTTTCCGGAGAAGATGAACGCACACTGCGATGGTGCGCCGCTATTCTGGGGCTGGCTCGCTGGAGAACGCAACTCAAAGCGCTACGATAGGCTGCTAGAGCAGTCGATCGGGTTTGGGATTACCGACGAAATTGAGCTACAAGCCAAAGCGCTCACCGCCTGCTTTCGAGAGGAGCAGTTCATCACCCAAAAGCTGCGCCACTTAGTGCAGAGCGATCCGCAATTCACACCCTACTTGAAAGTGTTTGCAGAATTTGGCTTCGGTGAAAAAGTTTCAGCCCTATTGCTATCAGCGATCTATCCACTCGAAGACTTTCTACTCAATGGCAAACCAGAAGTGCATATTCGCAAGGGCAGAAATTCAGGCAATCCCACCACGCGCTATCTGTCGCTGAGACGATTTCAAAAAGCGATCGGATGTGCTCCAGTCCGTGAAGACTCAGGCAGTAGCAAAAAATCGCGCGCCGGCGGCTCATCCTTGTGTCGAAAAGCTCTCTGGCTATGGATATTCACCCGGATTGAAACGAGCACTAAAACGAGCAATGCTCGCATCCTGGAAGCGCGCCAACTGCATCAAGCTGCACTTGATCGCTACAGTTTACACAGCAACGAAAAACCCAAAGGCGTGAAAGTTAAGCTGGCGCGGGCTTATACTCGCCGCAAGGTGTCGATTTGGTTGTTTGATGCATTAGTCAAAGCAGTTACGAGTGGACAAAATTGA
- a CDS encoding helix-turn-helix transcriptional regulator: MSDNMEVNTSVRGNAGLKALREKAGLNRSQMAKAVGVSPRMWQRYENEGRLPDKIDFVLKVSVLAETPVDEVLKAIGFEFPDRNALLAETENAEA, encoded by the coding sequence ATGTCTGATAATATGGAGGTCAATACTTCAGTTCGAGGTAATGCAGGCTTGAAAGCTCTAAGAGAAAAAGCTGGACTTAACAGGTCGCAGATGGCGAAAGCTGTCGGCGTGTCGCCTCGCATGTGGCAGAGATACGAGAACGAAGGACGCTTGCCTGACAAGATTGATTTTGTTCTCAAGGTGTCTGTACTCGCAGAAACGCCTGTTGACGAGGTTTTGAAAGCTATAGGCTTCGAGTTTCCAGACAGGAACGCGCTACTTGCAGAAACAGAAAACGCTGAAGCGTAG
- a CDS encoding AAA family ATPase, translating into MVASHNTPVQPEPKVLPIHPQQDGLMMMELEGKRRFEDEILKKSLQNLWEPAHRKHYLTQIARSYDTSIETVEEIAQLLVSNMGVDLEEQEFTSMVQTVRQIESIVDEGLRNFKLSRLAKRLRMPKTDMMNSYYKALINQAPFVDYTLDQLDQLCTQVKDWLVSGWIPQGIVMLLHALGGAGKSLMIYELIECVVKGQPWNGYQVKQGRALILQSDEPVIVTRERMQIRELSREYPVTVVPGWQVENMARLEARLKEYAEMGDPVRLCMVDSVTAINRNTLISENDTEYARFMLQLNDLGDRYGCTFIVVHHSNSDGESRGTKALYNSASEVWGLMVADESTGDRILRVQKTRMGRPPGRYKFQFEEENFTFTYLGREGDESGEETAHTEKRIELWLNEDEHRGIGYEVEEIAQYLGLNKNTVRKVLKEMWAKGSVMRYPKRQGNTMVYYVGERRSPDEARSTSDRPCDRHKNPANPGKTEASDRSIAKSEQISLLQNPQNGDRPITSPVKPLKNIENDVDREVDRTSIAGSIDTPLIENAIDLIEVGDLVTPNATSTWHSSGSDKLPWRDIPKPYTSSSKTIPVNAIEGKLFFELTDVSRVIAINGERIKVRNQKTGRNSVYQLADVSLLRKRNG; encoded by the coding sequence ATGGTAGCAAGCCATAACACCCCCGTCCAACCTGAACCGAAAGTTTTACCAATCCATCCTCAGCAAGATGGGCTGATGATGATGGAGCTAGAAGGTAAGCGGCGCTTTGAGGACGAAATTCTCAAGAAGTCGCTTCAGAATCTTTGGGAACCTGCACACCGCAAGCACTATCTCACTCAAATTGCTCGTTCCTATGACACGTCGATCGAGACGGTGGAAGAAATCGCCCAACTCTTAGTCAGCAACATGGGCGTAGACCTGGAAGAACAGGAATTCACCTCAATGGTGCAAACTGTGCGGCAAATCGAATCGATCGTAGATGAGGGATTGAGAAACTTCAAACTCTCTCGGCTCGCGAAGCGCCTGAGAATGCCGAAGACCGACATGATGAATTCCTACTACAAAGCGCTGATTAATCAGGCTCCCTTTGTCGATTACACCCTTGACCAACTCGATCAGCTTTGCACCCAGGTTAAAGACTGGCTTGTGAGTGGCTGGATTCCCCAAGGCATCGTCATGCTGCTCCATGCCCTCGGCGGCGCTGGCAAATCACTCATGATTTACGAGTTGATCGAATGCGTGGTCAAAGGGCAACCGTGGAACGGCTATCAGGTCAAGCAGGGCAGAGCGCTCATCCTGCAATCGGATGAACCCGTCATCGTTACCCGCGAGCGTATGCAAATTCGCGAACTCAGCCGCGAGTATCCCGTTACCGTCGTACCCGGCTGGCAAGTGGAAAACATGGCGCGATTGGAAGCGCGGCTGAAAGAATATGCCGAAATGGGCGATCCAGTCAGGCTGTGCATGGTGGATTCTGTGACGGCTATCAATCGCAACACGCTGATTTCCGAGAACGACACCGAGTATGCTCGCTTCATGCTGCAACTGAATGATCTGGGCGATCGCTACGGTTGCACCTTCATCGTTGTTCACCACTCCAATTCTGATGGCGAGTCGCGAGGGACGAAAGCCTTATACAACTCGGCTTCCGAAGTTTGGGGCTTGATGGTTGCCGATGAATCGACGGGCGATCGCATTTTGCGAGTGCAGAAAACGCGCATGGGACGACCGCCAGGGCGCTATAAATTCCAGTTTGAAGAGGAGAATTTCACCTTCACCTACTTGGGACGTGAGGGTGACGAATCTGGAGAAGAAACAGCCCACACCGAAAAGCGGATCGAGCTTTGGCTGAATGAAGATGAGCATCGCGGCATTGGCTATGAAGTCGAAGAAATTGCCCAATATCTCGGACTGAATAAAAATACTGTCCGCAAAGTTTTGAAGGAGATGTGGGCAAAGGGTTCTGTGATGAGATATCCAAAGCGACAAGGAAACACAATGGTCTACTACGTGGGCGAACGTCGATCGCCAGATGAGGCGCGATCGACTAGCGATCGACCCTGCGATCGACACAAAAATCCAGCAAATCCGGGAAAAACTGAGGCTAGTGATCGGTCGATCGCGAAAAGTGAGCAAATTTCACTGTTGCAAAACCCTCAAAATGGCGATCGACCGATCACTAGCCCGGTCAAACCCTTGAAAAATATAGAAAATGATGTCGATCGCGAGGTCGATCGCACGTCGATCGCAGGGTCGATCGACACCCCGCTTATTGAGAACGCGATCGACTTGATTGAGGTGGGCGATCTGGTCACTCCTAATGCAACTTCTACGTGGCACAGTAGCGGAAGTGACAAGCTACCCTGGCGAGATATCCCTAAGCCTTACACCAGCAGTAGCAAGACCATTCCGGTTAATGCAATCGAGGGCAAGCTTTTCTTTGAATTAACGGACGTGAGCCGTGTGATTGCCATCAATGGTGAACGAATCAAGGTTCGCAATCAAAAGACCGGGCGCAATAGCGTCTACCAACTGGCTGACGTTTCGTTGCTGAGGAAACGCAATGGTTAG
- a CDS encoding cyclic nucleotide-binding domain-containing protein, with the protein MFAQLPERQMHVIRWVLTIGWLLVIASLFYDPWTPALTEQSHPWSPLRLTGECVQVQGTCIAEAPYAIGAILFWGAIVPAGIFILLVFGHELWRRICPLSFLSQIPRALGWQRQFKRENQKTGKVRYELAKVNSDSWLGRNYLYVQFGWLFVGLCGRILFFNADRFVLGLWLVFTIIAAIAVGYFYSGKSWCQYFCPMAPVQTVFSEPRGLLGSKAHMSDSQITQSMCRTVETDGKEKSACVACQSPCLDIDSERTYWDGLNKPEESLIRYGYVGLVIGYFVYYYLYAGNWDYYFSGAWNRDADQLASLMSPGLYLNGQPLPIPKILAVPLVLGASTTIAYFIGRLIEHRLKSQLKLHPDIIQHRIFVICTFGVFNFFFFFAGRPLLRLMPSWVQASFDIAIVFLSTLWLQQAWRRSSDLYSRENLASRFRKQLAKLQIDVSQYLEGRSLDDLHTNEVYVLAKILPGFTREKRHEAYKGVVKEALEEGYVNYSSSLEVLKQMRQELGVSDDEHREVLEELGIEDPEILNPNRQRSLENQIRLTGYQKSLERLMRLQQQDGATIRTLNQQYSISQQEEDWIQSGLSPEADQKLAGLQARLSEWIECDRALNHPMLQSQAAVLKVLKDTVQRKQELIVVELRKQNSDATSVQPNSAEISTQDTISYLELLLSHYNPIVQAATLFAIAQLNGDRVQSLAHKLPDHPLVQDTAKQLPSSDLRKLPTLEKLVYLSNSDFFHRIQSQTLIEIEQRSQVKPYSKGEVITETGDTCRELLLLLEGAAGIHYSSENGVRVEHLHPGQILDELEVLTHSNSENTIVAESEVTRILAIPIDAIDDLLDRDPDFARRILELESRQLQRLVRA; encoded by the coding sequence ATGTTTGCACAACTGCCAGAACGTCAAATGCACGTCATTCGATGGGTTCTTACGATCGGGTGGCTTCTTGTTATTGCCTCTCTGTTTTATGACCCTTGGACTCCAGCCTTGACAGAACAAAGTCATCCTTGGAGTCCATTGCGCCTGACTGGAGAATGTGTGCAAGTTCAAGGAACCTGTATTGCTGAAGCACCTTACGCGATCGGAGCTATCCTATTTTGGGGGGCGATCGTTCCTGCTGGAATTTTTATCCTGCTTGTGTTTGGACACGAACTCTGGCGGCGCATCTGTCCGCTGAGTTTTCTCTCTCAAATTCCACGCGCCCTCGGTTGGCAGCGTCAGTTCAAACGGGAAAATCAGAAAACAGGGAAAGTCCGCTATGAGTTAGCAAAGGTTAATTCTGATTCATGGCTCGGTCGGAACTATCTTTATGTACAGTTTGGCTGGCTGTTTGTAGGACTGTGTGGACGAATTCTGTTCTTTAATGCCGATCGCTTCGTTTTGGGCTTATGGCTGGTCTTTACCATCATTGCTGCGATCGCAGTTGGCTATTTCTATAGCGGCAAATCTTGGTGTCAGTACTTTTGTCCGATGGCTCCGGTACAGACTGTTTTTAGTGAGCCGAGAGGACTACTTGGCAGTAAAGCGCACATGAGTGATAGCCAAATTACGCAATCGATGTGTCGGACAGTCGAGACCGATGGCAAAGAAAAAAGTGCGTGTGTTGCCTGTCAAAGCCCTTGTCTTGACATTGACTCTGAGCGAACTTACTGGGATGGCTTGAATAAGCCGGAAGAATCATTGATTCGATATGGCTATGTTGGATTAGTGATCGGTTACTTTGTTTACTACTATCTCTATGCGGGTAATTGGGACTATTACTTTTCTGGAGCATGGAATCGTGATGCTGATCAGCTTGCATCTTTGATGAGTCCTGGGCTGTACTTGAACGGGCAACCCCTTCCAATCCCTAAGATTTTGGCAGTTCCTCTCGTCTTAGGTGCATCGACTACGATCGCTTATTTCATAGGACGATTGATCGAGCACCGTCTCAAATCTCAACTCAAGCTGCATCCTGATATCATTCAGCATCGCATTTTTGTAATTTGTACATTCGGTGTTTTTAACTTTTTCTTCTTTTTTGCAGGTCGTCCTTTACTGCGATTGATGCCGTCCTGGGTGCAAGCGAGTTTTGATATTGCGATCGTCTTTCTCAGTACACTGTGGTTACAACAGGCTTGGCGACGGAGTTCTGATCTCTATTCACGTGAGAATTTAGCGAGTCGCTTCCGCAAGCAGTTAGCAAAATTACAGATTGATGTTTCGCAGTATCTAGAGGGACGATCGCTCGATGATCTGCATACTAACGAAGTGTATGTTCTTGCGAAAATTCTGCCCGGTTTCACCCGTGAGAAACGCCATGAAGCTTACAAAGGTGTCGTGAAAGAGGCATTAGAAGAAGGGTATGTGAACTACTCTAGTAGCTTAGAAGTCTTAAAGCAAATGCGGCAAGAGTTGGGCGTTTCCGATGATGAACACCGTGAAGTGCTAGAAGAATTGGGAATTGAAGATCCAGAGATTTTGAATCCAAATCGTCAGCGATCGCTCGAAAACCAAATCCGATTAACAGGCTATCAAAAATCGCTTGAACGCTTGATGCGTCTTCAACAGCAAGATGGTGCAACAATTCGCACACTCAATCAACAATACTCAATTAGCCAACAAGAGGAAGATTGGATTCAGAGCGGTCTTTCTCCAGAAGCAGATCAGAAACTAGCAGGTTTGCAGGCGCGATTGTCCGAATGGATCGAATGCGATCGAGCTTTGAATCATCCGATGCTTCAAAGTCAGGCAGCAGTGCTCAAAGTCCTCAAAGACACGGTTCAGCGCAAACAGGAGTTAATCGTCGTAGAGTTAAGGAAGCAGAATTCAGATGCGACTTCAGTACAACCGAATTCAGCAGAAATCTCAACTCAAGATACGATCAGCTACTTAGAGCTATTGCTTTCACATTACAATCCAATTGTTCAAGCAGCCACCCTTTTTGCGATCGCTCAATTGAATGGTGATCGCGTGCAATCGTTGGCGCACAAGCTTCCTGATCATCCTCTTGTTCAAGACACTGCGAAACAACTCCCATCTTCAGATCTCAGAAAGCTCCCGACGCTTGAGAAGTTAGTTTATTTATCAAACAGTGATTTCTTCCACCGAATTCAGTCTCAAACTTTAATCGAGATTGAGCAACGCTCCCAAGTCAAGCCGTATTCAAAAGGAGAGGTGATCACAGAGACAGGCGATACTTGCCGCGAATTGCTTCTACTGCTAGAAGGTGCAGCAGGAATTCACTACTCATCCGAGAACGGAGTTCGGGTTGAGCATTTGCATCCTGGGCAGATTTTAGATGAGCTAGAGGTGCTGACGCATAGCAATTCCGAAAATACGATCGTTGCAGAAAGCGAAGTGACCCGCATCCTTGCTATTCCAATCGATGCGATCGATGATTTACTCGATCGTGATCCTGATTTTGCTCGACGCATTTTAGAGCTAGAGAGCCGCCAACTTCAGCGACTTGTACGAGCTTAA
- a CDS encoding DUF751 family protein, producing the protein MMQDLWNTVSKYPRFIFGVIFGVILNVLAPFAPLFKRPVTAIATVGILLASFAFLSFTLRAMLGLNPV; encoded by the coding sequence ATGATGCAAGACCTTTGGAATACTGTTTCTAAGTATCCACGTTTTATCTTTGGTGTCATTTTCGGTGTCATTCTCAACGTGCTTGCACCCTTTGCGCCTCTATTCAAACGCCCTGTTACCGCAATCGCGACCGTTGGCATCCTCCTCGCGAGTTTTGCTTTTCTTTCTTTCACCTTACGGGCGATGTTGGGCTTAAATCCTGTGTAG
- the rbfA gene encoding 30S ribosome-binding factor RbfA produces MATDRRMARVAESIRREVSQMLLNGIKDDRVGTGMVSVTDVDVSGDLQHAKIFVSIYGDETAKAETMAGLKSATGYVRSELGQRIRLRRTPEVIFIEDRSLERGDQVLNLINRLSQERKDEEI; encoded by the coding sequence ATGGCGACAGATCGAAGAATGGCTCGTGTCGCAGAATCGATCAGACGCGAAGTGAGTCAAATGTTGTTAAATGGCATCAAAGACGATCGCGTCGGAACGGGTATGGTGAGCGTCACTGATGTCGATGTCTCAGGCGACTTACAACATGCCAAGATTTTTGTCAGCATCTATGGCGACGAAACAGCCAAAGCTGAAACGATGGCAGGATTAAAATCTGCGACAGGCTATGTTCGGAGTGAATTAGGACAACGGATTCGGCTGCGCCGCACCCCAGAAGTTATCTTTATCGAAGATCGATCCCTAGAGCGCGGCGATCAAGTCCTGAATTTGATCAATCGCCTCAGCCAAGAACGCAAAGACGAAGAAATTTAG
- a CDS encoding glucose 1-dehydrogenase, whose amino-acid sequence MKGLAGKTVLVTGASSGIGQAIAIRFAQEGCNVVLNYRSDSEEAEQTAAIAQQSATEAGHSVQTLLAQGDVAQEADILRMVHSTIEQFGGFDILVNNAGIQSEFASHELPTEKFDQVINVNLRGAFLCARESIKHFLAQHRSGVILNVSSVHEIIPRPMYLSYSISKGGMGNLTKTLALEYASRGIRVNAIAPGATITPINESWVEDPQQKAIVESHIPMARAGYPEEMAASAAFLASEEAAYITGQTLFIDGGLTLYADFRESWSA is encoded by the coding sequence ATGAAAGGATTAGCAGGCAAGACGGTTTTAGTGACGGGAGCAAGTTCTGGAATTGGTCAAGCGATCGCGATTCGTTTTGCTCAAGAGGGCTGCAATGTCGTCCTGAACTATCGAAGTGATTCTGAAGAAGCAGAACAGACCGCAGCGATCGCGCAACAGAGCGCAACCGAAGCGGGACATTCTGTGCAAACGCTTTTAGCTCAAGGTGATGTTGCTCAAGAAGCTGATATTCTGCGGATGGTGCATTCTACAATCGAACAGTTTGGAGGCTTTGATATTCTGGTGAATAATGCTGGCATTCAATCAGAATTCGCGTCTCACGAGTTGCCCACTGAGAAATTTGATCAAGTGATCAATGTCAATTTGCGAGGAGCCTTTCTCTGTGCGCGCGAGTCGATCAAGCATTTCCTAGCACAACACCGTTCTGGTGTGATTCTGAATGTTTCTAGCGTTCATGAGATCATTCCCCGTCCGATGTATTTGAGCTATTCCATCAGTAAGGGTGGAATGGGCAACTTGACGAAAACCCTAGCGCTGGAATACGCTAGTCGCGGAATTCGCGTGAATGCGATCGCACCTGGAGCAACGATCACTCCGATCAATGAGAGTTGGGTCGAAGATCCGCAGCAAAAAGCGATCGTCGAAAGTCATATCCCGATGGCGCGAGCGGGATATCCTGAAGAGATGGCGGCTTCGGCTGCATTTCTTGCATCTGAGGAAGCGGCCTATATTACTGGGCAAACACTATTTATTGATGGGGGGCTGACGCTGTATGCAGATTTCCGAGAATCCTGGTCAGCCTAG
- a CDS encoding SMP-30/gluconolactonase/LRE family protein yields the protein MQISENPGQPSPVVAARARLGECPVWDTERRVLFWVDAYNHRVHQFDPATRRNRYLETGDIVSAIVLAGQDRLLIALRDRLAFLDVNTGAIEVVYQIKFPCPNTRFNDGKCDSQGRFWIGAVSDAPEQAELYRYDPDGSMHVMETGLTISNGLGWSPDDATFYLTDSAKHLIYAYDFDAKSGAIANRRVLIDLSKESVDGVVVEPDGMTIDQAGNLWIALWNGWRVACFNPNGEEIHSIQLPVQRPTSVTFGGAELRDLYITSASVGLSQKEIQKGFNAGDLFCAAGQTAIAKPNFRFGHDPL from the coding sequence ATGCAGATTTCCGAGAATCCTGGTCAGCCTAGTCCAGTTGTTGCGGCACGTGCCCGTTTGGGCGAATGTCCAGTGTGGGATACCGAGCGACGAGTCTTATTTTGGGTCGATGCTTACAATCATCGAGTGCATCAATTTGATCCAGCAACTCGGAGAAATCGCTATTTGGAAACGGGCGATATCGTCAGTGCAATCGTGCTAGCGGGTCAAGATCGCTTACTCATCGCATTACGCGATCGGCTTGCTTTTCTCGATGTAAACACAGGCGCGATCGAGGTTGTGTATCAAATAAAATTCCCCTGTCCGAACACTCGCTTCAATGATGGCAAGTGCGATTCTCAAGGGCGATTTTGGATTGGTGCGGTGAGTGATGCGCCAGAGCAAGCAGAACTTTATCGCTATGATCCTGATGGTTCGATGCATGTGATGGAAACGGGACTAACAATCTCAAATGGATTGGGGTGGAGTCCGGATGATGCAACGTTCTATTTGACCGATTCGGCTAAGCACTTAATCTATGCTTATGACTTTGATGCGAAAAGTGGCGCGATCGCGAATCGTCGTGTCCTGATCGATTTGAGCAAGGAGAGTGTCGATGGTGTCGTAGTTGAACCAGATGGCATGACGATCGACCAAGCCGGAAATCTCTGGATAGCTCTCTGGAATGGTTGGCGAGTCGCTTGCTTTAATCCGAACGGTGAAGAGATTCACAGCATTCAATTACCTGTTCAGCGACCAACGAGTGTTACCTTCGGCGGGGCTGAACTCAGAGATTTGTATATTACCAGTGCTTCAGTGGGATTGAGCCAGAAAGAAATTCAAAAAGGATTTAACGCAGGAGATTTGTTTTGTGCTGCGGGTCAAACCGCGATCGCAAAGCCAAACTTTAGATTCGGACACGATCCCTTGTAA